Part of the Burkholderia humptydooensis genome, CGTCGCGCTGCGACGATTGCATCGGGTTTCACGTGCAGACGCTCGTGAAGCTCGGCACGACGCGCGAGGAATTCGAGGATCTGCTCGCGACGGCGGTTTATATGGGCGGCGGGCCATCGATGATGTATGCGGCGCATGCGCTGACGGCGTTCGAGGAATTTGCGGCTTGATGGCGGCAATCGGCGAGAGCGGCCGCCCGAATATGCTTCGGCTACGTCGTCCGTATCCGCGCGGATCGTCCATTCGACAATGAGCGCGGAACGATCGGGAGCCGGCAATTGCCGCCCGACAATACGCACGCCAACCTGCGCGTCTCGACTCGGCATCGACGCCGTGCGAGCGACGTCTCCGCATTGGATCGAGTGGACAGCGAATGGCTGCTTTGGATCGGTCACAGTCTTGCATTCACACTAAACACGGCCTCCACAAAACCCATCGGCTGCTCCGCCAAGAAAGAACACGAGAAGAAGCCAACAGCGGCCACGATTTCCGATACCCACCTCCGACAATCATCAAGCTCCCCTATCCCCCGGACCGCCCCACAGCGCTAAACTAAGGTTGCTTACGCCGGAGAACACACCATGATTCCTCCCGACCCTGAAAGCACCTTCCGCGGCTTGCCGTTGACGCCCGAGCAGAACGCTGAAGTAATGCATTACATCAAGGTTCGCGCGCAGCGCGGTCAACCGTGGGATACGCCGGAATTGGAAGCGATGATTCGCGACATGATGCTGCCGCCGGAGGACGACTCCAACGAATCCGATTTCCTGTCGGACGAGACGCGGGCCGTTGCCGAACGCGCGATGTCGTCGGTGGATGACGAGATGGACCCCATCGAGGCGCGCGAGGAATGGCGAGCGGCAATGGAAGCGGAAAGCATGAAGGGCTTGCGTCGATAACGGCTTTTTCCGCTTCGCGAAGTCATCGGGCCACGACATGACGCACGGCGCGCCGCCATGCGAGTCGGCGAACATCGATCGTCGGCCGCTGCCGGCGCGCACCCATCGAACGGAGAGCGTCGAACGCACGGGAGGAAGACCATGCGACTGATCGAAACGAGCGAGCACCACGCCTATCTCGCGGCGCTGCACAGCCGCGGCCTGTCGGGCAACGACTTCGCGCTTCGCGAAACGGACACGACAGACCCGAAGAGCGACGAGAACATTGGGCAAATGGGCTTCGTCACGATCACCCGGCGCTCAACGCACGTGACGAAGGAATATCCGCTCGGCGACGCGAGCGATTGGCTTCGGCACTTCAAGCAGGATCTCGAAGCGGGCGCGTTCGACTGAAGGGGCGAACGGGCGTCGCCGTCGCGCGACGGCGGCCCCTTCCCGCATCGATCGGCTCGCCGCCACCGCTTCGGGCCGCCGGCCAACCGGCCCGACCATCGACCATTACCCGTCCGCTCGGCCGAACGCTCCCGCGACGTCACCGGCCATCCCGCCGGAACACCAGCACGCCCATCGGTCCCGCGAGCCGCGGCGGATGCTCGCTGGCGGCGCGCACGACATGAGCGCTGGATGCGAACGACCTCATTCGGGCAGGCGGATCGGACACCGGGTGAGGCATACTTCGCGACGCCGCCCGCGATCCAATCGGCAGCATGATCGCCCACGACGCTCCACTCATGAAATCCCGGGAGACCGCTCGGACGAGCGAGGCCCCCTTACTACCGCGCAAGGAATTCCGACAATGGAAATACGCTCGATAGCCTACGAATGTGAAGGGATCAAGCTGACGGGGTACTTCGCCGACGGCGCGCCAAACACGAAGAAGCCCGCCATTTTGATCGCACACGAGGCTTTCGGAATCAACGACCATGTACGGGCAAGAACGAGACGCCTGGCCGAACTCGGCTATGCCGCGTTCGCCCTCGATATGTATGGCGCCGAGGGATTTTCGATGCCGGAGGCGATCAGACGGCATATCGCATTGATGTCCGCGCCGGGACTCATGTACGCCCGCGCAAACGCTGCGCTCGGGGTCCTGATGGAACAGCCCGGAGTGGATCGGGAGAGGGTCGCGGCAATCGGCTTTTGCCAGGGCGGCATCAGCGCTCTCGAACTCGCGCGTGGCGGGGCCCCGATTCGATGCGCGGTCGGCTTCCATCCTGGTTTGATGCGTCCGGCAGGCAGCCAGGATCAGCCGCTCCACGCCAAGGTCCTGATGATGATCGGCGACCAGGACCCCGATGTGCCGGCGGAGGATCGGACCGCGTTCGCCGCGGAAATGCAGGGAAAGCGGGTGGACTGGCAGCTTCATCTCTTCGGCGGAATCGGGCACGCTTACACGAATCCGGACGCGGACCGGTGGAACAAACCCGGCTACGGCTACAGTCCCGCCGCAGACAAGCGGGCGTGGACGATGATGCTCGCGCTTTTCGACGAAGTGTTCGGCGCGGCCGCCATCGGCAAGGCGTGAATTCCGGGGCTTTGAGGCGCTGCCGAGTTCGTGTCGCCCATTCGAACAACGCGGACCGGAACGACGTGGCGCGCGGGGACCCGCTCCATCCGTGGTCGGGCGTCCCGCAAGCCCGTCCCGTCCGTATCCCGCCCAAGCCCAAGCGTGATGCTCTTCGGCAGGCCGATCACCGCGAGACGGGCGACCGCGGCCGCATGATATGAATACTTCGGCGTCGGCTCCAATATGTTTCGAGCGAACGAGGTTATTCACTTGAGCGTCGATCAGAATGCCGTTTCGATATTTGGAGTCGCCGGTTCAGCCGTCTCTCTTCTAGCGGCCATTCCGTATGGGCTCGCGATATACAGGCGTGAAATTCGCCCCCATCTTTTCACGTGGCTGATCTGGTCGATCGTAACGGCGATTGCCGCCGCCGGGCAATTCGTTGCGGGCGCCGGCCCGTCCGCGTGGTGTACGGCGGCAATCGCCGCCACATGTTTTCTTACCCTCGTGGCCAGCATTTTTCGCGGCGACAAAAACTGGACGCAATCGGATTGGTTTTTTCTTGCCGCCGCCTGCTCGGCTATTCCGATTTGGGTATTGGCCAAAGACCCGACGGTTTCGATCTGCCTCGTGACGCTCATCGAGCTTGCCGGCCTCGGCCCGACGATCCGCAAGACTACCCGGGCCCCGTGGAGCGAAAGCCTCACCTATTTCGCATTGTGTGTCGTCAAATATGCGCTGGCGGTGATGGCCCTGGAAAAGTGGACTGTCGCGGTCGCGTTTTATCCGGTCGTCAACATCGTGGCGTCGGTCAGCATCTGCATGCTGATAATCGCGCGGCGCCGCTCGCTGCCGAGAGCAACGGCGAAAACCCGCGGGTGATCGGAAGCGCATTGCCGGTTGTCCATCCCGCGTGCCACAGGGCAACCGATGCCGCGCCAATCCGTGACGGGTTCCACGATCTTCATCAGCCGAGCCCTCGCGATTCAGCGCAGGCGATGTTGACGATTTCTTCGCGACAATGCCCGCCCTGAGCGGCCCGCCGGTCGAGGTTGCGGGTCGAACGACGCCCTGAAACTGAAATACAAAAAGAAAAACCCCGCCAAAAGGCAGGGTTGAGCTTTACAGCGTTTGGTTAACGAGACCTCAAAACGGAATATCGTCATCCATCTCGTCGAACCCGCCGCCCGCCGGCGCGCTCGGCCGGCTCGCGCCGCCGCCACCACCGCCACCGCCGCTGCGCGCACCCGTGCCGCCGCCGCCCGACGCGCGGCCACCGCCGCCGCGCTCCGTGTCGCGGCCGCCGCCGTAACCCCCGCCGTAGCCATCGTCACCGCCGCCGCCGCCCGAGCCGCCGCGGCCGCCGAGCATCTGCATCTGGTCGGCGACGATTTCGGTCGAGTAGCGGTCCTGGCCGTCCTGGCCTTGCCACTTGCGCGTGCGGATCCGGCCTTCGATGTACACCGACGAGCCCTTCTTCAGATACTCGCTGACGATCTCCGCGAGGCGTCCGAAGAACGCGACGCGGTGCCATTCGGTCATTTCCTTGAATTCGCCGGACGCCTTGTCCTTGTAGCGGTCGGTCGTCGCAAGGCGGATATTCGCCACCGCGTCGCCGCTTGGCAGATAACGCACTTCGGGATCGGCGCCGAGGTTGCCGACGAGAATGACCTTGTTGACGGATGCCATGTGTTTCTCCAGTTGATTCGATGCCAAACAGCGCGGCAAAACCGTTCACGGCTTCATCGGCCCGGCGTGTGCCGGACCGGAGCACGCCGCGCGCTTCGAAGGGCGTTCGCGTGTCAGGCTTTGCGCGGCGGCTGTTTCATGCCGGCCGCGATTATAAGCCACACGGCTACCAGCGCCGAACACGCGAAAAACACCGCGTTCGCGCCGCCGTGCTTCAGCAGCACGCCGCCCACGACGCCGCCGAGCGCAAGCCCGATCGACTGCGTCGTGTTGTAGACGCCCGTGGCCGCGCCCTTGCGCGAACCGGGCGCGAGCTTCGACACGAGCGACGGCTGCGACGCCTCCAGAATGTTGAAGCCCA contains:
- a CDS encoding single-stranded DNA-binding protein, which produces MASVNKVILVGNLGADPEVRYLPSGDAVANIRLATTDRYKDKASGEFKEMTEWHRVAFFGRLAEIVSEYLKKGSSVYIEGRIRTRKWQGQDGQDRYSTEIVADQMQMLGGRGGSGGGGGDDGYGGGYGGGRDTERGGGGRASGGGGTGARSGGGGGGGGASRPSAPAGGGFDEMDDDIPF
- a CDS encoding dienelactone hydrolase family protein, whose amino-acid sequence is MEIRSIAYECEGIKLTGYFADGAPNTKKPAILIAHEAFGINDHVRARTRRLAELGYAAFALDMYGAEGFSMPEAIRRHIALMSAPGLMYARANAALGVLMEQPGVDRERVAAIGFCQGGISALELARGGAPIRCAVGFHPGLMRPAGSQDQPLHAKVLMMIGDQDPDVPAEDRTAFAAEMQGKRVDWQLHLFGGIGHAYTNPDADRWNKPGYGYSPAADKRAWTMMLALFDEVFGAAAIGKA